In Herpetosiphon gulosus, one genomic interval encodes:
- a CDS encoding nucleotide pyrophosphatase/phosphodiesterase family protein, which produces MHKTVVINVVGLTPALIGQYTPRLNAWQQKTAQASIKPIVPAVTCSMQATYLTGKMPSDHGIVGNGWYFRDECEIKFWRQSNKLVQAPKIWEAAKALDPNFTCANLFWWYNMYSSVDVAVTPRPMYPADGRKLPDIYSQPAELRDDLQRDLGQFPLFNFWGPNSSIASSRWIAESAKTVEQRYNPTLSLIYLPHLDYCFQQYGADSERCASQLAEIDQVVGDLLDFYEQRNARIVILSEYGITSVNRPVAINRLLRAAGLIAVREELGRELLDAGVSKAFAVADHQIAHVYVNDLSYLERVKALLEATPGIAKVLDAEGKREYGLDHERSGELVAIAEADAWFSYYYWLDDQRAPDFARAVDIHRKPGYDPAELFVDPHLRLPMAKIGLTLAKKKLGFRYLMDVIGLDPSVVRGSHGIISSDPVHAPLLLTNQPSLLPEAALHATDVYQILWRHLVEG; this is translated from the coding sequence ATGCATAAAACCGTTGTAATTAATGTGGTTGGACTGACCCCAGCCTTGATTGGGCAATACACGCCACGTTTAAACGCATGGCAGCAAAAAACTGCCCAAGCCTCGATTAAACCGATCGTTCCGGCGGTGACCTGTAGCATGCAAGCAACCTATCTCACAGGTAAAATGCCCAGCGATCATGGAATTGTTGGTAATGGTTGGTATTTTCGTGATGAATGTGAAATCAAATTTTGGCGGCAATCGAACAAATTAGTGCAAGCACCCAAAATTTGGGAAGCGGCCAAAGCGCTTGATCCCAATTTTACCTGCGCTAATTTGTTCTGGTGGTACAACATGTATTCATCGGTTGATGTTGCAGTTACACCACGCCCGATGTACCCAGCCGATGGGCGTAAATTACCTGATATTTATAGCCAGCCAGCCGAATTGCGCGATGATTTGCAACGTGATTTGGGCCAGTTTCCTTTATTTAATTTTTGGGGGCCAAATTCTTCAATTGCCTCATCACGCTGGATTGCCGAATCGGCCAAAACTGTTGAACAACGTTATAATCCAACCTTGAGTTTAATTTATTTGCCGCACTTGGATTATTGTTTTCAGCAATATGGTGCGGATAGTGAGCGTTGTGCTAGCCAATTAGCCGAAATCGATCAAGTTGTTGGCGATTTGCTGGATTTTTATGAGCAACGGAATGCGCGGATCGTAATTTTATCGGAATATGGTATTACTAGCGTTAATCGGCCAGTTGCAATTAATCGGCTGTTGCGGGCAGCAGGCTTGATTGCAGTGCGCGAGGAATTGGGCCGCGAATTACTCGATGCCGGCGTGAGCAAAGCCTTTGCTGTGGCTGATCATCAAATTGCCCACGTCTATGTCAACGATTTAAGTTATCTGGAGCGAGTCAAAGCCTTGCTTGAAGCTACGCCTGGGATTGCCAAGGTGCTTGATGCTGAGGGTAAACGCGAGTATGGCTTAGATCACGAACGTTCGGGCGAGTTGGTGGCGATTGCCGAGGCCGATGCTTGGTTTAGCTACTATTACTGGCTTGATGATCAACGTGCGCCAGATTTTGCACGGGCGGTCGATATTCACCGCAAGCCAGGCTATGACCCTGCTGAATTGTTTGTTGACCCGCATTTACGTTTGCCGATGGCTAAAATTGGCCTAACCTTAGCCAAGAAAAAGCTTGGGTTCCGCTATCTGATGGATGTAATTGGGCTTGATCCAAGTGTGGTGCGTGGCTCACATGGCATTATCAGCAGCGATCCGGTGCATGCGCCGCTATTGCTGACCAACCAACCAAGCCTGTTGCCTGAGGCGGCTTTGCATGCAACCGATGTCTATCAGATTTTGTGGCGACATCTTGTGGAAGGATGA
- a CDS encoding UbiA family prenyltransferase, translating to MNSNAKSGWWAYLELMRISNNPTVISNTLAGVALAGVSLGDWRVWLLALAFSLFYSAGMVFNDWCDYAIDQRERPERPLPSGRVSRKSALLLTIGLFGIGLACVALVSWQGLIWASGLVGLIALYDLWHKTNPISPILMAGTRILVYLSTIAALGAAFSWQAWLAVGLLFSYVMGFTFIAKSELRPQLKALWPAMCVLLPIGYALITPDFSPILVSVALLSWSLHSMRLVYRQRQIGPAIGRLIAGISLFDALVCIVAGNLWACAFAIAAFGLTRLAQRSIQGT from the coding sequence ATGAACTCAAACGCTAAATCTGGCTGGTGGGCCTATCTCGAACTCATGCGCATCTCCAATAATCCGACCGTGATCAGCAACACGCTTGCTGGTGTGGCTTTGGCGGGCGTAAGTCTTGGCGATTGGCGGGTCTGGCTGTTGGCTTTGGCTTTCAGTTTGTTTTATAGCGCTGGCATGGTTTTTAACGATTGGTGTGATTACGCGATTGACCAACGCGAACGCCCAGAACGCCCATTGCCAAGCGGTCGGGTGAGCCGCAAGTCCGCTTTGTTACTGACAATCGGCTTATTCGGCATTGGCTTGGCCTGTGTAGCCTTGGTCAGTTGGCAAGGCCTGATTTGGGCAAGTGGTTTGGTTGGGCTGATTGCGCTCTACGATCTGTGGCACAAAACCAACCCAATCAGCCCGATTCTGATGGCTGGCACGCGAATTTTAGTCTATCTCAGCACGATTGCTGCCTTGGGTGCAGCCTTTTCGTGGCAAGCATGGCTAGCGGTTGGCTTATTGTTTAGCTATGTAATGGGCTTTACCTTTATTGCCAAATCGGAGTTACGCCCGCAATTGAAGGCACTTTGGCCAGCAATGTGTGTGCTGTTGCCAATTGGCTACGCCTTGATTACACCCGATTTTAGCCCAATTCTGGTGAGCGTGGCTTTGCTAAGTTGGTCGTTGCATAGTATGCGTTTGGTCTATCGCCAGCGCCAAATCGGCCCAGCAATTGGCCGCCTGATTGCTGGCATTAGCCTGTTTGATGCCTTGGTGTGCATTGTGGCAGGCAATTTGTGGGCCTGTGCATTTGCCATCGCCGCCTTTGGGCTGACCCGTTTGGCGCAGCGTTCGATTCAAGGAACTTAA
- the eboE gene encoding metabolite traffic protein EboE, translating to MQLNQAPQLDLTYCTNIHPANGWPAVLTGLQQHVLDLKQRLAPDQAFGIGLRLSGQESHELLEPITLADFQAWLTQHNLYVFTLNGFPYHPFHQQPVKDQVHAPDWREPERVAYTLRLIEILAALLPNGMVGSISTSPLSYKPWFADLAAVPWELLNRHVLQVVAALVQLERQRGIVIQLAFEPEPDGLLETSSELIRYVGQLLDVGAVELAARLDCSLLEAQNVIRRHVGACLDICHCAVAYEAPRQVIAAYQAAGISIAKVQLSSALQVTLNDNRQAVAAALAPFSEAIYLHQVIQRNHDGSLQQYRDLPQALAAIDDPAACEWRIHFHVPIFTASFGLLNATQPALLESLQALNEQPYSQHLEIETYTWDVLPSQLKLDLTESIAREYAWVLHELKR from the coding sequence ATGCAGCTTAATCAAGCGCCTCAACTCGATTTAACCTATTGCACCAATATTCATCCAGCCAACGGCTGGCCAGCCGTCTTGACTGGTTTACAACAGCATGTGCTTGATCTCAAGCAGCGCCTCGCTCCCGACCAAGCCTTTGGCATTGGTTTGCGGCTTTCGGGCCAGGAAAGCCACGAATTGCTTGAGCCAATTACGCTTGCTGATTTTCAAGCATGGCTAACTCAACATAATCTGTATGTGTTTACCTTGAATGGCTTTCCCTACCATCCCTTCCACCAACAACCAGTCAAAGATCAAGTGCATGCTCCCGATTGGCGCGAGCCTGAACGAGTGGCCTACACTTTGCGTCTGATCGAGATTTTAGCGGCACTGTTGCCCAACGGCATGGTCGGCTCGATTTCGACCAGCCCTTTGAGCTATAAGCCATGGTTTGCCGATTTGGCCGCTGTGCCGTGGGAATTGTTGAATCGCCATGTCTTGCAGGTGGTTGCCGCGTTGGTGCAACTTGAACGCCAACGCGGGATTGTGATTCAATTAGCCTTTGAGCCTGAGCCAGATGGTTTGCTCGAAACCAGCAGCGAATTAATTCGCTATGTTGGGCAATTGTTGGATGTTGGCGCTGTTGAATTAGCAGCTCGACTCGATTGCTCGTTGCTGGAAGCCCAGAATGTGATTCGTCGCCATGTCGGAGCCTGTTTGGATATCTGTCATTGCGCCGTGGCCTACGAAGCGCCGCGCCAAGTGATCGCCGCTTATCAAGCAGCAGGCATTAGCATTGCCAAAGTGCAACTTAGCTCAGCTTTGCAAGTAACGCTTAATGATAATCGCCAGGCCGTCGCCGCCGCCTTAGCGCCATTCAGCGAAGCAATTTATTTGCATCAAGTGATTCAGCGCAACCACGATGGCTCGTTGCAGCAATATCGCGATTTGCCTCAAGCCTTGGCGGCGATTGACGATCCAGCGGCTTGCGAATGGCGGATTCATTTTCATGTACCGATTTTTACTGCTAGTTTTGGCCTGCTCAACGCTACCCAGCCAGCTTTGCTTGAAAGTTTGCAAGCCTTGAACGAACAGCCCTACAGCCAGCATTTAGAGATTGAAACCTATACCTGGGATGTGCTACCGAGTCAATTGAAGCTTGATCTGACCGAATCGATCGCTCGTGAATATGCGTGGGTGTTGCATGAACTCAAACGCTAA
- a CDS encoding TatD family hydrolase: MNYIDLHAHMVSRTTDDYHAMALTGCVAVTEPAFWAGYDRVSASAFADYFKHLTEFEPQRAAKYGIQHYTWLCLNPKEGEDRELAREVLAIIPQFLDQPTVLGIGEIGLNRVTRNELATFIDHVELALEHNQLIHIHTPHLEDKYKGTKAIVETLASNSRIDPSRVMVDHVEEHTIRMVLEHGFWAGLTLYPMTKVSPGRAIDMLEIYGTERLCVASACDWGPSQPLAIPNCMFEMRRRGHSNQWIHEVVYNNPCRFLSQCPKFKFASLEQPALVR; this comes from the coding sequence ATCAATTACATCGATTTGCATGCGCATATGGTTTCGCGCACAACCGACGATTATCATGCCATGGCCTTGACTGGCTGTGTTGCGGTGACTGAGCCAGCTTTTTGGGCAGGGTATGATCGGGTTTCAGCCAGTGCCTTTGCCGATTATTTTAAACATTTGACTGAGTTTGAACCCCAACGCGCCGCTAAATATGGCATTCAGCATTACACCTGGCTCTGTTTAAACCCCAAGGAAGGCGAAGATCGTGAGTTGGCTCGCGAAGTTTTGGCGATCATTCCGCAATTTTTAGATCAACCAACTGTGCTTGGGATTGGCGAAATTGGCCTCAACCGGGTGACCCGCAATGAGCTAGCCACCTTTATTGATCATGTTGAATTAGCGCTTGAACATAACCAATTAATTCATATTCACACCCCGCACCTTGAAGACAAATACAAAGGCACGAAGGCGATTGTCGAAACTTTAGCTAGCAACAGCCGCATCGATCCCAGCCGCGTGATGGTTGACCATGTTGAGGAACATACGATTCGCATGGTGCTTGAACATGGGTTTTGGGCGGGCTTGACGCTTTATCCGATGACCAAAGTTTCGCCAGGCCGCGCGATTGATATGCTCGAAATCTATGGTACTGAGCGTTTGTGTGTCGCTTCGGCCTGCGATTGGGGGCCAAGCCAACCGCTGGCTATTCCCAATTGTATGTTTGAAATGCGCCGCCGTGGCCATTCCAACCAATGGATTCACGAGGTGGTCTATAACAATCCTTGCCGTTTCCTGAGCCAATGCCCCAAATTTAAGTTTGCGTCGCTTGAGCAGCCCGCCCTTGTGCGTTAG
- a CDS encoding 3-dehydroquinate synthase, translating to MAMRSIQQAFEVRYSYPVHCTQRLFALDNPILHELFAPSASVPKLWVVLDQAVAEHHPNLLTQIAAYAQASQAFTLVKPSLVLVGGEAIKHTTEPLQAVYDGINRYAIDRHSYLMAIGGGALIDMVGYAAATAHRGVRLIRVPTTVLAQNDAAVGVKNSINAFGKKNFLGTFAPPYAVLNDSHFLTTLSERDWRSGIAEAIKVALLKDSVFFATIERTAVALQQRDLAVMADQVFRCAELHLVHIAGGDPFERGSARPLDFGHWAAHKLEQLSNYSLRHGEAVAIGIALDCTYSYLKGDLAEADWQRVLNCLMAVGFELYHPALSNQLEQPEHPQSLLSGLAEFREHLGGQLTITLIRGIGQPYDVHTIDLTMMQQAIRYLAERA from the coding sequence ATGGCTATGCGTTCGATCCAGCAAGCATTTGAAGTACGCTATTCCTATCCAGTGCATTGTACTCAGCGATTATTTGCCTTGGATAACCCAATTCTCCATGAATTATTTGCACCAAGCGCTAGTGTACCCAAGCTTTGGGTTGTGCTTGATCAGGCTGTGGCTGAGCATCACCCAAATCTATTAACTCAGATTGCAGCCTATGCCCAAGCCAGTCAAGCCTTTACCTTGGTTAAGCCAAGCCTAGTTTTAGTTGGTGGTGAAGCGATCAAGCATACCACTGAGCCATTGCAAGCAGTTTACGATGGAATTAATCGTTATGCGATCGATCGCCATTCGTATCTAATGGCAATCGGTGGCGGCGCATTAATCGATATGGTTGGCTATGCAGCAGCGACGGCTCACCGTGGGGTGCGCTTAATTCGTGTGCCAACCACAGTTTTGGCTCAAAACGATGCAGCAGTTGGGGTCAAAAATAGCATCAATGCCTTTGGCAAAAAGAATTTCTTGGGCACGTTTGCCCCGCCCTATGCCGTGCTCAACGATAGCCATTTTCTCACAACGCTGAGCGAACGTGATTGGCGCAGCGGCATCGCCGAGGCAATCAAGGTGGCTTTGCTCAAAGATTCCGTTTTTTTTGCCACGATTGAGCGCACTGCTGTTGCCCTACAGCAACGTGATTTGGCGGTAATGGCCGATCAGGTTTTTCGCTGTGCCGAATTGCATTTGGTCCACATTGCTGGGGGCGACCCATTTGAGCGTGGCTCGGCGCGGCCCTTGGATTTTGGTCATTGGGCGGCGCATAAACTTGAACAGCTCAGCAATTATAGTTTGCGGCATGGTGAGGCGGTAGCAATTGGCATCGCCTTGGATTGTACCTACAGTTATTTAAAGGGTGATTTAGCCGAGGCCGATTGGCAACGAGTGTTAAATTGTTTAATGGCGGTTGGTTTTGAACTGTATCATCCAGCCCTTAGCAACCAGCTTGAACAGCCCGAACATCCCCAAAGTTTGCTAAGCGGTTTGGCCGAATTTCGCGAACACCTTGGCGGCCAATTAACCATTACCTTGATTCGCGGCATCGGCCAACCCTACGATGTTCACACGATTGATTTAACAATGATGCAACAAGCCATTCGATATTTAGCCGAACGGGCTTAA
- a CDS encoding YggS family pyridoxal phosphate-dependent enzyme — protein sequence MPFDHARLLEQVAQIQQRIIQAAQRSQRDPASVRLIAVTKTHPILRINAVLAAGIHDVGENRVQEAEEKIALQTPEALAQTRWHLIGHLQRNKARRAAKLFSLIHSIDSVKLAEILNRIVDEEANLIPQPLPILLQVNVSGERSKDGFELAGGVRNPAWLDFVGEVRAIAELPLIDLRGLMTIAPYSDDVEGVVRPCFRSLRELRDQLEQRLDRPLPELSMGMSGDFEVAIEEGSTIVRVGTALFGAR from the coding sequence ATGCCGTTTGATCACGCCCGATTGTTGGAACAGGTCGCTCAGATTCAACAGCGGATCATCCAAGCCGCCCAGCGCAGCCAGCGTGATCCAGCCAGCGTGCGCTTGATTGCAGTCACCAAAACTCATCCTATACTACGGATTAATGCGGTATTGGCGGCAGGCATTCACGATGTGGGTGAAAATCGGGTGCAAGAAGCCGAGGAGAAAATTGCCCTGCAAACGCCCGAAGCCCTGGCCCAAACCCGTTGGCATTTAATCGGCCATTTGCAACGCAATAAAGCTCGGCGTGCTGCCAAGCTTTTTTCATTAATTCACTCAATCGATAGTGTGAAGTTGGCCGAAATTCTCAATCGAATTGTTGATGAAGAAGCTAATCTGATTCCGCAGCCCTTGCCAATTTTGTTGCAAGTCAATGTTTCAGGTGAGCGCTCCAAGGATGGGTTTGAGCTAGCTGGTGGAGTGCGTAACCCTGCATGGCTCGATTTTGTAGGCGAAGTGCGGGCAATCGCTGAATTGCCGTTGATCGATTTACGTGGCCTAATGACGATTGCGCCCTATTCTGATGATGTTGAAGGCGTGGTGCGCCCATGCTTTCGCTCCTTGCGCGAGCTGCGTGACCAACTTGAACAGCGGCTTGATCGCCCATTACCAGAGCTTTCGATGGGTATGAGCGGCGATTTTGAGGTAGCAATCGAAGAAGGCTCAACGATTGTGCGGGTGGGCACGGCGCTGTTTGGCGCTCGCTAA
- the pgeF gene encoding peptidoglycan editing factor PgeF has product MIEQIQRLLRYPELIHGISTRQGGVSVPPHATLNLGFSRPDDPAAVLANRRRFADRVGFRLDDAILAGQVHGTTVAVVGELQRGRGAIERETTLPPADGLVTNQPGLVLWANFADCTPLLFFDPVAQAVGVAHAGWQGTVNNIAQVMITTMQAQFGSQPANILAAIGPAIGPCCYEVDQPVIGAVEQAFAEHSAQMLLRQLGKPRPHFDLWAANAHWLLQAGIQPANLIRMNMCTACHHDRFFSHRHERGATGRFAAVIGLREVHHAV; this is encoded by the coding sequence ATGATTGAGCAAATTCAACGCTTATTGCGTTATCCTGAGTTGATCCATGGTATTTCAACCCGCCAAGGTGGGGTGAGCGTCCCACCGCATGCGACCCTCAACCTTGGTTTTTCGCGGCCCGATGACCCTGCCGCAGTCTTGGCGAATCGTCGGCGCTTTGCCGACCGAGTAGGCTTTCGTTTGGATGATGCCATTTTAGCAGGCCAAGTGCATGGCACAACTGTCGCGGTGGTGGGTGAGTTGCAGCGTGGGCGGGGCGCGATCGAGCGTGAAACAACCCTACCACCTGCCGATGGCCTTGTGACTAATCAACCAGGCTTGGTGCTTTGGGCTAATTTTGCTGATTGTACCCCGCTGCTATTTTTTGATCCGGTTGCTCAAGCGGTTGGGGTGGCCCATGCTGGTTGGCAAGGCACGGTTAATAACATTGCTCAGGTAATGATCACCACGATGCAAGCCCAATTTGGCTCGCAGCCAGCCAACATTTTGGCGGCAATTGGCCCAGCGATCGGCCCATGCTGCTATGAAGTTGATCAGCCAGTGATCGGTGCCGTTGAACAGGCCTTTGCTGAACATTCAGCCCAAATGTTGTTGCGCCAGCTTGGCAAGCCACGCCCTCATTTTGATTTATGGGCGGCTAATGCCCATTGGTTATTGCAAGCAGGCATTCAACCAGCTAACCTGATTCGGATGAATATGTGTACTGCTTGTCATCATGATCGTTTCTTCTCGCATCGCCATGAACGAGGAGCCACTGGTCGATTTGCCGCTGTGATTGGTCTACGCGAGGTACACCATGCCGTTTGA
- a CDS encoding phasin family protein: MADEIEVSLNEIKDEASDRGVPFVDGVRKLMLAAVGAVAMTRDEMEQFVGRLVDRGEVAEREAKTLLNDVLSRRKREVEHVADEAESRVETRLEQVLNRMNIPSKRDIDELSDKIAQLSARVEELKKSRNA; the protein is encoded by the coding sequence ATGGCTGATGAAATCGAAGTAAGCTTGAATGAAATCAAGGATGAAGCGAGCGATCGTGGTGTGCCATTTGTCGATGGTGTGCGCAAGCTCATGCTGGCCGCTGTTGGCGCTGTAGCCATGACCCGCGACGAAATGGAACAATTCGTTGGTCGCTTGGTTGATCGTGGTGAAGTTGCCGAACGCGAAGCCAAAACCTTGTTGAATGATGTGCTCTCACGCCGCAAGCGTGAAGTTGAACACGTCGCCGATGAAGCCGAATCACGGGTTGAAACGCGGCTTGAACAAGTGCTCAACCGCATGAACATTCCCTCAAAGCGCGATATCGACGAATTGAGCGACAAAATTGCCCAACTTTCGGCTCGCGTCGAAGAATTGAAGAAAAGCCGCAATGCCTAA
- a CDS encoding phasin family protein produces MTIIRQIADTTEKQVKSAQKVARRSWLAGLGVAGLAIDSGEKTFKKLIKRGEKVAAGVRGDLKDLNERLRREQKSLNEDVQDASQTVERGVSDVLEGLNIPSRKTLRVLDARIAQLNAQLRELGSDGSIAPVANYDSLTAEEIIVLMPTLSLDELFALEAYESNHSKRVTVQREIEQAIAKHLTVDGEIREPFAGYEALRAEEAIAKLEGLGIAELHHVKLFEASHAKRVTVQREVERRLEALRG; encoded by the coding sequence ATGACGATCATTCGCCAAATTGCTGATACAACTGAAAAGCAAGTTAAAAGTGCCCAAAAAGTAGCTCGCCGCTCATGGTTGGCAGGCTTAGGGGTTGCTGGTTTGGCCATTGATAGTGGTGAAAAAACCTTCAAAAAATTGATCAAGCGTGGTGAAAAAGTTGCCGCTGGGGTTCGTGGCGATTTGAAAGATTTGAACGAACGTTTGCGCCGCGAACAAAAAAGTTTGAACGAAGATGTGCAAGATGCTAGCCAAACGGTTGAGCGCGGGGTTAGCGATGTTTTGGAAGGCTTGAATATTCCTTCACGCAAAACCTTGCGCGTACTCGATGCCCGCATTGCCCAACTTAACGCTCAATTGCGCGAGCTTGGCAGTGATGGCAGCATTGCCCCGGTTGCCAACTACGATAGCCTGACCGCTGAAGAAATTATTGTCTTGATGCCAACCTTGAGTCTCGACGAACTGTTTGCTTTGGAAGCCTACGAAAGCAATCATTCCAAACGAGTGACGGTTCAACGCGAAATCGAACAAGCGATTGCTAAACATCTGACGGTTGATGGTGAAATTCGCGAACCATTTGCTGGTTACGAAGCCTTACGGGCTGAAGAAGCCATTGCCAAGCTTGAAGGCTTGGGCATCGCCGAATTGCATCATGTCAAATTGTTCGAGGCCAGCCATGCCAAACGTGTGACTGTCCAACGCGAAGTTGAACGCCGACTTGAAGCACTTCGCGGCTAA
- a CDS encoding cysteine desulfurase-like protein — MTVDLAPFRSHFPALTQTHAGKPLVFFDNPGGTQVPQQVIGQMTDYLRRSVANTHGAFITSQRTDAVIDECHAGLAALLGGEPDEIVLGANMTSLTFALSRSLSREWQAGDEIILTMLDHDANVTPWLLAAEERGVTVHFVDINPDDCTLLMSDFERYLSPRTKFVAVGWASNAFGTINDVQTIVKQAHAVGALCFIDAVQSVPHIPCDVKALDADFVACSAYKFFGPHVGVLWAKREHLERLFAYKVRPAPETLPSRWETGTQNFEGQAGINGALEYLGGLGVGYMERYDQQLGETVGQRAVLLAAMHAIAEAEQGLGQYLIQALQTLNGVQLYGILEPERGHLRVPTVAFRKAGVMPQAIAKTLGNEGICVWDGHYYALRAVERLGLLEQGGMVRVGLAHYNTRTEIDRMVAVLESI, encoded by the coding sequence ATGACGGTCGATTTAGCGCCATTTCGCAGTCACTTTCCAGCGTTAACCCAGACTCACGCGGGGAAACCCTTAGTTTTTTTTGATAACCCTGGCGGAACCCAAGTACCACAACAGGTGATTGGCCAGATGACCGATTATTTGCGGCGTTCGGTTGCCAATACCCATGGTGCTTTTATCACGAGCCAGCGCACCGATGCTGTCATTGATGAATGTCATGCAGGTTTGGCGGCCTTGCTTGGCGGCGAGCCAGATGAAATTGTGCTGGGAGCCAACATGACTTCATTGACCTTTGCGCTTAGCCGTTCGCTATCCCGTGAATGGCAAGCTGGCGATGAAATTATTCTGACCATGCTTGACCACGATGCCAACGTTACGCCATGGCTCTTGGCCGCTGAGGAACGTGGGGTTACTGTACACTTTGTGGATATTAATCCCGATGATTGCACCTTGTTGATGAGCGATTTTGAGCGTTATCTTTCGCCGCGCACTAAATTCGTTGCGGTTGGTTGGGCCTCAAATGCCTTTGGCACGATTAATGATGTTCAAACAATTGTCAAACAAGCCCATGCCGTGGGAGCGTTGTGTTTTATTGATGCAGTTCAGAGCGTGCCCCACATTCCATGCGATGTCAAAGCGCTTGATGCCGATTTTGTGGCATGTTCGGCCTATAAATTTTTTGGGCCGCATGTTGGAGTGCTCTGGGCCAAACGCGAACATCTTGAGCGGCTGTTTGCCTATAAAGTGCGGCCTGCCCCCGAAACCTTGCCTAGCCGCTGGGAAACTGGCACCCAAAATTTTGAGGGCCAAGCGGGTATCAACGGAGCCTTGGAATATCTCGGTGGCTTAGGCGTGGGCTATATGGAGCGCTACGATCAACAACTTGGCGAGACAGTTGGTCAACGTGCAGTCTTGTTGGCCGCGATGCATGCGATTGCCGAAGCTGAACAAGGCCTTGGTCAATATCTGATTCAAGCATTACAAACGCTCAACGGGGTGCAGTTGTATGGCATTTTGGAGCCTGAACGCGGCCATTTGCGTGTACCAACTGTGGCATTCCGCAAGGCTGGAGTTATGCCCCAAGCGATTGCCAAAACCCTTGGTAACGAAGGCATTTGCGTTTGGGATGGTCATTATTATGCGCTACGAGCAGTCGAACGCTTAGGCTTGCTTGAGCAAGGTGGTATGGTACGGGTTGGTTTGGCCCATTACAACACACGCACTGAGATCGACCGCATGGTCGCTGTGCTTGAGTCAATCTAG
- a CDS encoding isocitrate/isopropylmalate dehydrogenase family protein, whose amino-acid sequence MAHRVTLIRGDGTGPELAEATRRVLEATGVAFDWDIQDAGVDVMEQLGTPLPDSVLESIRSTKVALKAPITTPVGTGFRSVNVAIRKELDLYACVRPCRSYPGVRSRFENIDLVVVRENTEDLYAGIEFERGTDEVAELRNWLLQKRPNALIKEPGGISIKPMSVPGSERIVRFAFEYARANKRKKVTAVHKANIMKFSDGLFLEVAREVAKDYPDIEFDDRIVDNMCMQLVQKPELYDVMVLPNLYGDILSDLCAGMVGGLGVAPGGNIGEHGAVFEATHGSAPKYKNLNKVNPTALILSGELMLRHLGEIEAADRLNAAVATVIAEGKDVTYDLKDDRNDPSAVGTAEMADAIIAKLQA is encoded by the coding sequence ATGGCTCATCGGGTTACCTTGATTCGTGGTGACGGAACAGGACCAGAACTTGCCGAAGCTACACGCCGGGTCTTAGAAGCTACAGGCGTGGCTTTTGATTGGGATATTCAGGATGCTGGGGTCGATGTGATGGAGCAATTAGGGACTCCATTGCCCGATTCTGTGCTCGAATCAATTCGTTCAACCAAAGTGGCGTTAAAAGCGCCAATTACCACCCCCGTTGGCACAGGTTTTCGCTCAGTCAATGTGGCGATTCGTAAAGAACTCGACCTCTATGCCTGTGTTCGGCCATGTCGTTCCTACCCTGGCGTGCGCTCACGCTTTGAAAACATCGATCTTGTAGTTGTGCGCGAAAACACCGAAGATCTCTACGCGGGGATCGAGTTTGAGCGTGGCACTGATGAAGTGGCCGAATTGCGCAACTGGCTGCTGCAAAAACGCCCAAATGCCTTGATCAAAGAGCCAGGTGGTATCTCGATTAAGCCCATGTCGGTGCCTGGCTCAGAGCGAATTGTGCGCTTTGCCTTTGAATATGCCCGCGCCAACAAACGCAAAAAAGTCACAGCAGTTCACAAAGCCAATATTATGAAGTTCAGCGATGGGCTGTTCTTAGAGGTTGCCCGTGAAGTTGCTAAAGATTATCCCGATATCGAGTTCGATGATCGGATTGTCGATAATATGTGTATGCAGTTGGTGCAAAAACCAGAGCTCTATGATGTGATGGTATTGCCCAATTTGTATGGCGATATTTTGAGCGATTTGTGCGCTGGCATGGTTGGGGGCCTTGGGGTTGCCCCAGGCGGCAACATCGGCGAACATGGCGCAGTTTTTGAAGCGACCCACGGCTCAGCTCCAAAATACAAAAATCTCAACAAAGTCAACCCAACCGCCTTGATCCTCTCAGGCGAGTTGATGTTGCGCCACTTGGGCGAAATCGAAGCCGCTGATCGGCTCAATGCAGCGGTTGCAACGGTGATTGCTGAAGGTAAGGATGTAACCTACGACCTGAAGGATGATCGTAACGACCCAAGCGCGGTTGGGACTGCCGAAATGGCCGATGCCATTATTGCTAAATTGCAAGCCTAA